A window of Vicia villosa cultivar HV-30 ecotype Madison, WI unplaced genomic scaffold, Vvil1.0 ctg.000071F_1_1_2_unsc, whole genome shotgun sequence contains these coding sequences:
- the LOC131623467 gene encoding uncharacterized protein LOC131623467, whose protein sequence is MVILNDIWTRDMKREVYLFKGSTVWNVVPRELSIDHGFHLREEPLAIDRASKAWNERVNASQINLGNQESKESMIFLITNEVVNLMMGSLVFKRIFQLPSFYNNYRVLSNCSFSTTEYCSRFTLFIKMSQQSSSFSPKEGSPLNMHDTSTSTDMTNPNEFLNVAPLRMVHVDNLKNPEPAGVPKEDIIGKPSNDNDVHIVDNNAHTPEGDVTKDVNDIGNIGVDAGTGTAIRTGSHVVDLDDFSDNEPIAAVNPGLTRRLMTRRKGKDVVQSSPKRKVSPRSPSVDFIRKKSTSTDPIKSIVMSQSVSVGPTKSWSKVIPKKRKAQAIVDSDSDVDVDAQDIPLRKKPTTSKLVASVPEVPIDNISFHYPSSVNRWKYVYHKRLALERELAKNVLENKEIMDLIHEAGLFKIVVHLPTCYEMLVKQFIVNLSQNCADRKSKDFRKVYVRGKCVTFSSTVINNFLGRSDEAQPELEVTENKICEVITAKQMKAWPLKGNFFASKLSIKYAMLHKIGAVNWVPINHKSTVAIVLGKFIYAVGTKTKFDYGTYIFDQTMKHAGSYSVKGPIAFPSIICGIIVNQYPNILSENDDVCKRESALSFHYKLFQGTHGPDIVTTSAGTSKDNTTTG, encoded by the exons ATGGTTATCCTTAATGACATCTGGACTAGAGATATGAAAAGAGAAGTCTACCTGTTCAAGGGAAGTACTGTATGGAACGTGGTACCAAGGGAGCTATCTATTGATCATGGATTTCATCTAAGAGAGGAGCCATTGGCAATAGACCGAGCTTCAAAAGCCTGGAATGAAAGAGTAAATGCTTCACAAATCAACCTAGGAAATCAAGAAAGCAAGGAGAGCATGATTTTCCTTATCACAAATGAAGTTGTAAATCTGATGATGG gttCCCTagttttcaaaaggatttttcAGTTGCCGTCTTTCTACAACAACTATCGTGTGCTCTCAAATTGCTCTTTCTCCACCACCGAGTATTGTTCAAGATTCACTCTCTTCATCAAGATGTCTCAACAATCGTCTTCCTTCTCTCCCAAAGAAGGGTCTCCTCTCAATATGCATGATACTTCTACAAGCACTGATATGACTAACCCTAATGAGTTTCTGAATGTTGCACCCTTGAGAATGGTGCATGTTGACAATTTGAAG AACCCTGAACCCGCTGGTGTACCTAAGGAAGACATCATAGGAAAGCCCTCTAATGATAATGATGTCCACATTGTTGATAATAATGCACACACTCCTGAAGGTGATGTCACAAAGGATGTCAATGACATTGGGAATATTGGTGTTGATGCTGGTACAGGTACTGCTATAAGAACAGGCTCACATGTTGTGGATCTTGATGACTTTTCTGATAATGAACCAATAGCTGCTGTGAATCCTGGCTTAACCAGGAGGCTTATGACTAGGAGGAAAGGTAAGGATGTTGTACAAAGTTCTCCTAAGAGAAAGGTTTCTCCTAGAAGTCCCTCTGTTGACTTTATTAGGAAGAAAAGTACCTCTACAGATCCCATAAAGAGCATAGTTATGTCTCAGAGTGTTTCTGTTGGTCCAACCAAATCTTGGAGCAAAGTTATTCCCAAGAAAAGGAAGGCTCAAGCTATAGTTGACTCTGACTCTGATGTTGATGTTGATGCTCAAGACATTCCACTAAGGAAGAAACCAACAACTAGCAAGCTGGTTGCTAGTGTTCCTGAGGTACCCATTGATAATATCTCTTTTCATTATCCTTCCAGTGTCAATAGGTGGAAATATGTTTACCACAAGAGGTTAGCTTTGGAAAGGGAGTTGGCTAAGAATGTCCTTGAGAATAAAGAAATCATGGACTTGATTCATGAAGCTGGACTATTCAAAATTGTTGTTCATTTGCCTACGTGTTATGAAATGCTGGTTAAACAGTTCATTGTGAATCTATCACAAAACTGTGCTGATAGAAAATCAAAGGATTTTAGAAAAGTATATGTCAGAGGAAAATGTGTTACCTTCTCCTCCACTGTTATCAACAACTTTCTTGGAAGATCTGatgaagctcaacctgagctgGAAGTGACTGAAAACAAAATATGCGAGGTTATCACGGCTAAGCAAATGAAAGCCTGGCCCCTGAAAGGAAATTTTTTTGCAAGCAAGCTCAGCATAAAATATGCAATGCTACACAAGATTGGAGCTGTTAACTGGGTGCCCATAAATCATAAGTCAACTGTTGCTATTGTGCTGGGAAAGTTTATATATGCTGTTGGAACCAAGACCAAGTTTGACTACGGTACTTACATATTTGATCAGACAATGAAGCATGCCGGGAGTTATAGTGTGAAGGGTCCTATTGCCTTCCCGTCTATCATATGTGGTATAATTGTGAATCAGTACCCTAATATCCTAAGTGAAAATGATGATGTTTGCAAGAGAGAAAGTGCTTTATCATTTCACTACAAACTGTTTCAAGGAACACATGGTCCTGACATTGTCACAACATCAGCTGGAACATCCAAAGACAACACAACTACAGGGTGA